A single Salmo trutta chromosome 14, fSalTru1.1, whole genome shotgun sequence DNA region contains:
- the LOC115208070 gene encoding POZ-, AT hook-, and zinc finger-containing protein 1-like isoform X2, with protein sequence MLNEFGMERIAEQSWNSSYTYQVSNHSAEMLHNLNIQRKDGGRFCDVILRVGEESFPAHKAVLAACSEYFESVFGCQTEGDGEAKELEMHTISPKVFKDILDFVYTSRIVVRLECFPELMTAAKFLLMRSVIEICQEVIKQSNVQILVPPSRGGDVSLFRATGGSELGFKLAVDMSNGNGLLENSNNGHTHNVDGSHANDTVVSDSSSQSAIPVLQPVSPSEKTGNPFQEEGSPGSKRGRGRPKKATAIEHIHYNHSTSDVIDIEQLFPCGICGKAFTEAVRLRNHEAQHGASSHGASSGGGPTLITHSGQPGLLENGMPLHGTVDISRKRERTRRHVGCDICGKVFRDVYHLNRHKLSHSGEKPYACHVCGLRFKRKDRMSYHVRSHDGSVGKPYVCQSCGKGFSRPDHLNGHIKQVHTTERPHKCQICNASFATRDRLRSHLACHEDKIPCQVCGKYLRAAYMTDHLKKHSEGPHNYCSICNKGFSTASYLKVHVKTHHGSPLLPATAPAHGAFPEPQNHGGAPYHTGRQCAVEGKRPPTLLRSTLPPPQHMSLYCFVLVIICSAAACGENMLHLSF encoded by the exons ATGTTGAATGAATTCGGCATGGAGAGAATAGCGGAGCAGTCGTGGAATTCTTCATACACCTATCAGGTGAGCAATCATAGCGCGGAGATGCTACACAACCTCAACATTCAGAGGAAAGATGGAGGCAGGTTTTGCGATGTGATCTTGCGCGTTGGCGAAGAGAGCTTCCCTGCCCACAAGGCGGTACTGGCGGCGTGCAGCGAGTACTTCGAGTCCGTTTTTGGTTGTCAAACGGAGGGCGACGGGGAGGCAAAAGAACTCGAGATGCATACGATAAGCCCCAAAGTTTTTAAAGACATTTTGGACTTTGTCTACACCTCTAGGATTGTGGTACGATTGGAATGTTTCCCCGAGTTGATGACAGCTGCTAAGTTTCTGTTAATGCGTTCTGTCATCGAGATATGCCAAGAAGTAATCAAACAGTCCAATGTACAAATCCTTGTACCACCCTCTCGAGGAGGTGACGTCAGTTTGTTCCGTGCCACGGGGGGCTCTGAATTGGGTTTCAAATTAGCCGTAGACATGTCAAATGGGAATGGCTTGTTGGAAAATAGCAACAATGGGCACACACATAATGTGGACGGAAGTCATGCCAATGACACTGTCGTGTCGGATAGCAGCTCCCAGTCCGCTATTCCAGTCCTGCAGCCCGTGTCTCCATCAGAGAAGACGGGCAACCCGTTCCAAGAAGAGGGATCTCCGGGTTCTAAGAGAGGCAGGGGGCGACCAAAGAAAGCGACAGCCATAGAGCATATACATTATAACCACAGCACCTCTGACGTTATAGACATTGAGCAGCTATTTCCTTGTGGAATATGTGGCAAAGCATTTACAGAGGCTGTGCGGTTGAGAAATCACGAAGCGCAGCATGGAGCGTCCAGCCATGGCGCGAGTAGCGGAGGCGGCCCTACCTTGATAACGCACTCTGGTCAGCCCGGTCTGTTGGAGAATGGCATGCCCTTGCATGGAACAGTAGATATCAGCCGTAAACGAGAGAGGACGAGACGTCACGTTGGCTGTGACATTTGTGGAAAGGTGTTCCGGGATGTCTACCACCTGAACCGACACAAATTGTCTCATTCCGGGGAAAAGCCATATGCTTGCCATGTCTGTGGCCTGCGATTCAAGCGGAAGGATAGGATGTCATACCATGTGCGGTCACACGATGGATCTGTGGGCAAACCTTACGTCTGTCAAAGCTGTGGAAAGGGGTTTTCAAG gCCAGACCATCTGAATGGACACATCAAGCAGGTTCACACAACAGAGAGACCCCATAAGTGTCAG atTTGTAATGCCTCCTTTGCTACGAGAGATCGTCTGCGGTCCCACCTGGCTTGCCACGAGGACAAGATCCCGTGCCAGGTATGTGGGAAGTACCTCCGGGCAGCGTACATGACCGACCACCTCAAGAAACACAGTGAAGGACCTCACAACTACTGTAGCATATGCAACAAAG GTTTCTCCACTGCATCCTACCTTAAGGTGCACGTAAAAACGCACCACGGCTCGCCATTGCTCCCCGCTACCGCCCCAGCACACGGTGCCTTCCCCGAGCCGCAGAACCACGGCGGCGCCCCCTACCACACGGGACGCCAGTGCGCAGTGGAAGGCAAGCGGCCGCCCACCCTGCTCCGCTCCACCTTGCCCCCCCCCCAGCATATGTCTCTTTATTGCTTTGTATTGGTCATAATCTGCTCTGCTGCTGCTTGTGGGGAAAACATGCTCCATCTGTCTTTTTAA
- the LOC115208070 gene encoding POZ-, AT hook-, and zinc finger-containing protein 1-like isoform X1 yields MLNEFGMERIAEQSWNSSYTYQVSNHSAEMLHNLNIQRKDGGRFCDVILRVGEESFPAHKAVLAACSEYFESVFGCQTEGDGEAKELEMHTISPKVFKDILDFVYTSRIVVRLECFPELMTAAKFLLMRSVIEICQEVIKQSNVQILVPPSRGGDVSLFRATGGSELGFKLAVDMSNGNGLLENSNNGHTHNVDGSHANDTVVSDSSSQSAIPVLQPVSPSEKTGNPFQEEGSPGSKRGRGRPKKATAIEHIHYNHSTSDVIDIEQLFPCGICGKAFTEAVRLRNHEAQHGASSHGASSGGGPTLITHSGQPGLLENGMPLHGTVDISRKRERTRRHVGCDICGKVFRDVYHLNRHKLSHSGEKPYACHVCGLRFKRKDRMSYHVRSHDGSVGKPYVCQSCGKGFSRPDHLNGHIKQVHTTERPHKCQICNASFATRDRLRSHLACHEDKIPCQVCGKYLRAAYMTDHLKKHSEGPHNYCSICNKDGQENAGKCPHQAESEGDEPSFRELSNGDEMKSPHKSEGEELGSPTPFACNGASAGTGAVQGSPPGGAKAKTSQDSPEKKFPCSECTQTFRTKSYLNKHVNRVHHHGVQKSLVVGAGSGSGLGELGPSLGSPFSPQQNMSLLESFGFQIVQSAFASSLVDSEAGHSGMEPGGK; encoded by the exons ATGTTGAATGAATTCGGCATGGAGAGAATAGCGGAGCAGTCGTGGAATTCTTCATACACCTATCAGGTGAGCAATCATAGCGCGGAGATGCTACACAACCTCAACATTCAGAGGAAAGATGGAGGCAGGTTTTGCGATGTGATCTTGCGCGTTGGCGAAGAGAGCTTCCCTGCCCACAAGGCGGTACTGGCGGCGTGCAGCGAGTACTTCGAGTCCGTTTTTGGTTGTCAAACGGAGGGCGACGGGGAGGCAAAAGAACTCGAGATGCATACGATAAGCCCCAAAGTTTTTAAAGACATTTTGGACTTTGTCTACACCTCTAGGATTGTGGTACGATTGGAATGTTTCCCCGAGTTGATGACAGCTGCTAAGTTTCTGTTAATGCGTTCTGTCATCGAGATATGCCAAGAAGTAATCAAACAGTCCAATGTACAAATCCTTGTACCACCCTCTCGAGGAGGTGACGTCAGTTTGTTCCGTGCCACGGGGGGCTCTGAATTGGGTTTCAAATTAGCCGTAGACATGTCAAATGGGAATGGCTTGTTGGAAAATAGCAACAATGGGCACACACATAATGTGGACGGAAGTCATGCCAATGACACTGTCGTGTCGGATAGCAGCTCCCAGTCCGCTATTCCAGTCCTGCAGCCCGTGTCTCCATCAGAGAAGACGGGCAACCCGTTCCAAGAAGAGGGATCTCCGGGTTCTAAGAGAGGCAGGGGGCGACCAAAGAAAGCGACAGCCATAGAGCATATACATTATAACCACAGCACCTCTGACGTTATAGACATTGAGCAGCTATTTCCTTGTGGAATATGTGGCAAAGCATTTACAGAGGCTGTGCGGTTGAGAAATCACGAAGCGCAGCATGGAGCGTCCAGCCATGGCGCGAGTAGCGGAGGCGGCCCTACCTTGATAACGCACTCTGGTCAGCCCGGTCTGTTGGAGAATGGCATGCCCTTGCATGGAACAGTAGATATCAGCCGTAAACGAGAGAGGACGAGACGTCACGTTGGCTGTGACATTTGTGGAAAGGTGTTCCGGGATGTCTACCACCTGAACCGACACAAATTGTCTCATTCCGGGGAAAAGCCATATGCTTGCCATGTCTGTGGCCTGCGATTCAAGCGGAAGGATAGGATGTCATACCATGTGCGGTCACACGATGGATCTGTGGGCAAACCTTACGTCTGTCAAAGCTGTGGAAAGGGGTTTTCAAG gCCAGACCATCTGAATGGACACATCAAGCAGGTTCACACAACAGAGAGACCCCATAAGTGTCAG atTTGTAATGCCTCCTTTGCTACGAGAGATCGTCTGCGGTCCCACCTGGCTTGCCACGAGGACAAGATCCCGTGCCAGGTATGTGGGAAGTACCTCCGGGCAGCGTACATGACCGACCACCTCAAGAAACACAGTGAAGGACCTCACAACTACTGTAGCATATGCAACAAAG ACGGGCAAGAGAATGCTGGGAAATGCCCCCATCAGGCAGAATCTGAGGGAGACGAGCCGTCTTTCAGGGAGCTGTCCAATGGCGACGAGATGAAATCTCCGCATAAGTCCGAGGGGGAGGAGCTTGGGTCTCCGACACCATTCGCCTGCAACGGAGCCTCTGCTGGTACTGGGGCTGTGCAGGGGTCGCCGCCAGGTGGCGCTAAAGCCAAGACCAGCCAGGACTCTCCAGAGAAAAAGTTCCCCTGCAGCGAGTGCACCCAGACCTTCCGAACAAAATCCTACCTCAACAAGCACGTGAACAGAGTGCATCATCATGGGGTCCAGAAGAGTCTGGTGGTGGGTGCAGGGTCGGGGTCAGGTCTGGGGGAGCTGGGTCCTTCGCTGGGCTCGCCCTTCTCTCCACAACAGAACATGTCTCTGCTGGAGTCGTTTGGCTTCCAGATTGTCCAGTCTGCCTTTGCCTCGTCGCTGGTGGACTCTGAGGCAGGGCATAGTGGGATGGAGCCGGGGGGGAAGTGA